In a single window of the Sulfurimonas sp. hsl 1-7 genome:
- a CDS encoding methyl-accepting chemotaxis protein: MFKSLSIKQKMNYLIAIATFAILAATAFVFFAMSDIDSDYEKLHKSSLQAGLLTLKIEKNMNYVSRTDRAVMLGGDREKDLEKLRTTIDNIKKDFEALDALLENDSSYELSVKAKDSTLLFLDNAYKMVSSLTPEEIKNSKAEIYEKYRKNLTPYAEKSRKYFKELAKLRQDALNNDSRDMQTKISFYKYFVFIAGVFVGLIVLIAAAFIRKSITSGIENFTDLITYSANGDFSHKCNIAADDKTELGIMGSHLAELLEHVEKLISEINITITNASKGDFSKPISSEGLKGEFILAIDSVSQSIDFMKEQHQKGKRDALNSKLSVKSTQVTESLSLIQTNLQTNIENLKAVTSSTKHASNLANDSRDNITAVVEELHTLHQQVTTNNGSIEELAAQTSSITTVIDLITDIADQTNLLALNAAIEAARAGEHGRGFAVVADEVRKLAERTHKATSEISVSIKSLQQGMNEIQESSEAMKVTVDDSTEKIEQFEDTLVELSSNSAKIVDQSYHMENSIFIVLAKIDHILYKARAYNSLMTLQKTLNPTSHNECNLGKWHNNEGKRRFSYTTSYKKSESVHAIVHDKANVNLHYVEMANPEQVVLEHEQTIIENFDTMEKASHELFDLLDSMIIEAHGKDVNQVEG, from the coding sequence ATGTTCAAAAGTTTAAGTATTAAACAAAAAATGAACTACCTCATCGCAATAGCGACATTTGCAATTTTAGCTGCTACAGCATTTGTATTTTTTGCTATGAGTGATATAGACAGTGACTATGAAAAGCTTCATAAAAGTTCTTTACAAGCTGGTTTACTAACACTTAAGATAGAAAAGAACATGAACTATGTTAGTAGAACAGATAGAGCTGTAATGCTCGGTGGTGATCGCGAAAAAGATCTAGAAAAATTACGTACAACTATTGATAACATTAAAAAAGATTTTGAAGCACTTGATGCACTTTTGGAAAATGATAGTTCTTATGAGTTATCTGTCAAAGCAAAAGATTCAACACTTTTATTTTTAGACAACGCATATAAAATGGTTTCTTCACTTACTCCTGAGGAGATCAAAAACTCTAAAGCTGAAATATATGAAAAATATAGAAAGAATTTAACGCCTTATGCAGAAAAATCTAGAAAATATTTCAAAGAGCTTGCAAAACTAAGACAAGATGCACTCAATAACGATTCAAGAGATATGCAAACAAAAATATCTTTTTACAAATACTTTGTATTCATTGCAGGCGTTTTTGTAGGTCTGATTGTTTTAATTGCTGCTGCATTCATTAGAAAATCTATCACTTCGGGTATAGAAAACTTTACAGATTTAATTACATACTCGGCAAACGGTGATTTCTCACATAAATGCAATATTGCTGCAGATGATAAAACAGAACTCGGCATCATGGGAAGCCATCTTGCTGAACTTCTAGAACATGTTGAGAAACTTATCAGTGAGATCAATATTACTATTACAAACGCATCAAAAGGTGATTTTTCAAAACCTATCTCTTCTGAGGGATTAAAAGGTGAGTTTATTTTAGCTATTGACAGTGTTTCACAAAGCATTGACTTTATGAAAGAACAACACCAAAAAGGGAAACGTGATGCACTTAACTCTAAACTGAGTGTAAAAAGCACGCAGGTTACAGAGTCGTTAAGTCTTATCCAAACAAATCTACAAACAAATATAGAAAACTTAAAAGCTGTAACTTCATCAACGAAACACGCGTCTAATTTAGCAAACGATTCACGCGACAATATCACTGCAGTAGTTGAAGAGTTACACACGCTGCACCAACAAGTAACTACTAACAATGGCAGCATAGAAGAGTTAGCTGCTCAAACAAGTAGTATCACTACGGTTATCGACCTTATTACGGATATTGCAGATCAAACGAATCTTCTTGCACTTAATGCTGCTATTGAAGCTGCTCGTGCAGGTGAACACGGCCGTGGATTCGCAGTTGTTGCGGACGAAGTAAGAAAACTGGCTGAAAGAACTCATAAAGCTACAAGTGAAATCTCAGTCTCTATCAAATCTTTACAACAAGGTATGAATGAGATCCAAGAGAGTTCTGAAGCGATGAAAGTAACGGTAGATGACTCAACAGAGAAAATCGAACAGTTTGAAGATACATTGGTTGAACTCAGTTCAAACTCTGCAAAAATTGTTGATCAGTCTTACCATATGGAAAACAGCATCTTTATTGTACTTGCTAAAATTGATCACATCCTTTACAAAGCACGTGCATATAACTCTTTAATGACACTTCAGAAAACGCTTAATCCTACATCGCATAATGAATGTAACCTTGGAAAATGGCATAATAATGAAGGAAAACGCAGATTCAGCTATACAACATCTTATAAAAAATCTGAGTCTGTTCATGCTATAGTTCATGATAAAGCGAATGTTAATCTTCACTATGTAGAGATGGCAAATCCGGAACAAGTAGTCTTAGAACATGAGCAAACTATCATTGAAAACTTTGATACGATGGAAAAAGCATCTCACGAACTCTTTGATCTACTAGATAGTATGATTATTGAAGCACATGGGAAAGATGTAAATCAAGTAGAGGGATAA
- a CDS encoding superoxide dismutase, which produces MKHSLPALPYKSDALEPFLSEQTLLFHHKKHHAGYVNKLNSLIEGTDYETMSLEYIISQSEGAIFNNAAQIFNHNFYWNCLSPTKTTPSDALAQKISEVFGSMEKFKEEFLNAAVGNFGSGWTWLIIDQHEHLKIVNTSNANTPIAHSQTPLLTCDVWEHAYYLDYKNERLKYLEGFWEHINWDNVSKVYADKEHLNVIGLAGIVNNDPDDLMSDYLDELQHQEETSS; this is translated from the coding sequence ATGAAACATTCATTACCTGCTTTACCGTATAAATCAGATGCTCTAGAACCTTTTTTATCGGAGCAAACATTACTTTTCCATCATAAAAAACATCATGCAGGATATGTTAATAAACTCAATAGTTTGATCGAGGGTACAGATTACGAAACTATGAGCTTAGAGTATATTATCTCACAGTCCGAGGGTGCTATTTTTAATAATGCAGCACAAATATTCAACCATAACTTTTATTGGAATTGTCTCTCTCCTACAAAGACAACACCATCAGATGCTCTTGCACAAAAGATATCTGAAGTGTTTGGAAGTATGGAAAAGTTTAAAGAAGAGTTTTTAAATGCTGCCGTTGGTAATTTCGGTTCAGGATGGACATGGCTGATCATCGATCAGCATGAACATCTAAAAATTGTAAATACATCCAATGCCAATACACCTATTGCACATTCACAAACACCGCTTTTAACTTGTGATGTCTGGGAACATGCATATTATCTTGATTATAAAAATGAACGTCTAAAATACCTTGAAGGGTTTTGGGAACACATTAACTGGGACAATGTATCAAAAGTATATGCAGACAAAGAACATCTGAATGTGATTGGTCTTGCAGGGATTGTAAATAACGATCCTGATGATCTTATGTCGGATTATTTGGATGAATTGCAACATCAAGAAGAGACTTCTTCTTGA
- a CDS encoding mechanosensitive ion channel family protein, with the protein MKKILFLFVIIFSSSLIAASYSTFIDAQLQNYYKMDDNNISEEEIQQILQDENRLYNNALTTLLVDRNKYIKEFAKYEQKIFSLQKIIAINKRAGNSTAVLRDEVQLKSYQILRSQGKMLKDILFALDKPSLEMFENQLTTLVNQNQAEILKIDDTNYKEYFSWPADSKVVVDLQANVKEYYALLELNRDIIVYLYRLKDKMYGLNKYEKYHLIQVVYTLDSLEFFQPFNNLLEKYGLDVTKLLMMIMLSVIVYILRKIALFALRNIMSQIAYLKEYSERIVVKLIKPIDSLFIIININLLIYLYNNFSSIDPLTRGFNIIYGFYATYILYIIVNRVATIKLRSIDTTSKNIKKDIINVSIKIINFVILIIGILLALYFAGVDLTTVLSGLGIGGFALAFAAKDTISNFFGTVSILFSDVFSQGDWIAIDDKEGVVVEIGLRVTTIRTFDNALIAIPNGTFASKDVKNWNKRKVGRRIKMNIGVKYSSKSDDIKRAVAQIKEMLLAHPDIATPNTKYEYKKEEMTKLVSKDDLEGVKTNLLVYLDQFSSSSIDILIYCFSKSVMWEDWLKTKEDVMHKIMKILEENSLEFAFPSLSVYQEK; encoded by the coding sequence ATGAAAAAAATACTGTTTTTATTTGTAATCATTTTTTCAAGTAGTTTAATCGCTGCATCCTATTCTACATTTATAGATGCACAGCTACAAAACTATTATAAAATGGACGATAACAATATATCTGAAGAAGAGATTCAACAGATATTGCAAGATGAAAATAGGCTTTATAATAATGCTTTAACAACGTTATTGGTTGATAGAAATAAGTATATAAAAGAGTTCGCAAAATATGAGCAAAAGATCTTTTCATTACAAAAAATTATTGCAATTAACAAGCGTGCGGGGAATAGTACAGCCGTACTTAGAGATGAGGTGCAATTAAAATCATATCAGATCTTACGTAGCCAAGGAAAAATGTTAAAAGATATTCTTTTCGCTTTGGATAAACCGAGCCTTGAGATGTTTGAAAATCAGTTGACTACACTGGTTAATCAAAATCAAGCAGAGATTTTGAAAATAGATGATACTAACTATAAAGAGTACTTTTCTTGGCCAGCAGATTCAAAGGTTGTAGTCGATCTTCAGGCAAATGTGAAAGAGTACTATGCACTTTTAGAGTTAAACAGAGATATTATAGTTTATCTTTACCGTCTTAAAGATAAGATGTATGGACTCAATAAGTATGAAAAATACCATTTAATTCAAGTAGTCTATACTTTAGATTCTTTAGAATTTTTTCAACCTTTCAACAATCTGCTTGAAAAATACGGTTTAGATGTTACTAAACTATTAATGATGATTATGTTAAGTGTCATTGTTTATATCTTACGAAAAATTGCTTTATTTGCGTTGCGAAATATTATGTCGCAAATTGCGTATTTAAAGGAGTACTCTGAACGTATCGTTGTAAAGCTGATTAAACCGATTGATAGTTTATTTATTATTATCAATATAAATTTACTGATATACCTTTACAATAATTTTAGTTCGATAGACCCTTTAACAAGAGGGTTCAATATAATCTATGGTTTTTATGCAACCTATATTCTTTACATTATTGTAAACAGAGTAGCAACAATTAAACTCCGTTCCATAGATACGACAAGTAAAAACATCAAAAAAGACATCATAAACGTCAGTATTAAAATTATTAACTTTGTAATTTTAATTATTGGTATATTGCTGGCACTTTATTTTGCGGGAGTAGATTTAACAACTGTACTTTCAGGTTTAGGTATCGGTGGATTTGCTCTTGCATTTGCAGCCAAAGATACAATATCTAACTTTTTTGGAACGGTATCTATCCTTTTTTCTGATGTGTTCTCACAAGGGGATTGGATTGCTATAGATGACAAAGAGGGTGTCGTTGTTGAGATCGGGCTTAGGGTAACTACGATCAGAACATTTGACAATGCCCTTATCGCCATACCAAACGGTACATTTGCTTCAAAAGATGTCAAGAACTGGAACAAACGTAAAGTTGGTAGAAGAATCAAGATGAACATTGGGGTGAAGTATAGTTCAAAATCGGATGATATTAAAAGAGCAGTTGCACAGATCAAAGAGATGTTACTGGCACATCCGGATATCGCTACGCCAAATACAAAGTATGAGTATAAAAAAGAGGAGATGACTAAGCTTGTTTCCAAAGATGATTTAGAAGGGGTGAAAACAAATTTACTTGTCTATCTAGACCAGTTCTCATCTTCAAGTATCGATATCTTAATATATTGTTTTTCGAAGTCTGTAATGTGGGAAGACTGGTTAAAAACAAAAGAGGATGTGATGCATAAAATAATGAAGATACTTGAGGAGAATTCCTTAGAATTTGCGTTCCCGTCGCTCTCTGTGTATCAAGAAAAATAA
- a CDS encoding phosphatidylglycerophosphatase A family protein — translation MNWFFLTLGYSGLSPKAPGTVGTLVSLPLGMLILIYFGASTLFLATLLISVIAIKAINSYEEKSGIHDNQKIVIDELAGMWFALSVAPAMSVAMPEVMNIENGFLIQSLLSFVLFRYFDITKPSIIGKIDREAKGGIGVMGDDIIAGFAAGITSALLWQGWLQLETLF, via the coding sequence ATGAATTGGTTTTTTTTAACCTTAGGTTACAGTGGACTTTCTCCTAAAGCACCCGGGACTGTCGGTACGTTAGTATCACTCCCTTTAGGTATGCTCATACTTATCTATTTTGGAGCGAGTACACTCTTTTTAGCGACACTTCTTATCTCTGTTATAGCGATCAAAGCTATCAACAGTTATGAAGAGAAATCAGGTATCCATGACAATCAAAAAATTGTAATCGATGAACTTGCAGGTATGTGGTTTGCACTCTCAGTTGCACCGGCTATGAGTGTAGCTATGCCCGAAGTGATGAATATTGAAAACGGTTTTTTAATCCAGTCATTACTCTCTTTTGTACTTTTTAGATATTTCGATATTACAAAGCCTTCTATTATAGGTAAAATTGACAGAGAAGCAAAAGGTGGTATTGGTGTAATGGGTGATGATATCATCGCAGGATTTGCAGCAGGAATCACTTCTGCCCTACTTTGGCAAGGTTGGTTACAACTGGAAACTCTCTTCTAA
- a CDS encoding DUF445 domain-containing protein, with translation MILNKSFITNFTAILFIALSYMPGLDPLVASSLLFTGLFALSGALTNQLAVHMLFEKVPFLYGSGVILSRFEAFKSAIKNLLMEQFFTKEQLENFFQNEEKKIDLTPIIEESDFSPAYDALTKTVMDSPFGGMLGMFGGEKALEGLREPFTNKLKSAMITIVSSESFAQTLDKHLKSSSLNEDILNSIETVIDTRLNELTPQMVKELVQKLIREHLEWLVVWGGVFGGVIGLISSFVL, from the coding sequence TTGATATTAAATAAAAGTTTTATAACTAACTTTACCGCAATACTATTCATCGCTTTATCTTATATGCCAGGTTTAGATCCTTTAGTTGCTTCAAGTTTACTCTTTACGGGTCTTTTTGCACTCTCAGGTGCCCTTACAAATCAACTAGCGGTCCATATGCTTTTTGAAAAAGTTCCTTTTCTTTATGGTTCTGGAGTGATTCTTTCACGTTTTGAAGCATTTAAAAGTGCGATCAAAAACCTTTTAATGGAGCAGTTTTTTACAAAAGAGCAGTTGGAAAACTTCTTTCAAAATGAGGAGAAGAAGATAGACTTAACTCCGATCATTGAAGAGAGTGATTTTTCCCCTGCTTATGATGCACTTACCAAAACCGTAATGGATTCCCCTTTTGGCGGTATGCTTGGTATGTTTGGCGGAGAAAAAGCGTTAGAGGGGCTACGCGAACCTTTTACAAATAAACTAAAGTCAGCGATGATAACTATTGTCTCTTCTGAAAGTTTTGCACAAACACTTGATAAACATCTTAAAAGCTCTTCATTAAACGAAGACATTCTTAACTCTATTGAAACCGTAATAGATACAAGACTGAATGAACTTACACCGCAAATGGTAAAAGAATTAGTACAGAAACTGATTCGTGAACATCTTGAATGGCTTGTTGTTTGGGGCGGAGTATTTGGAGGAGTTATAGGGCTTATAAGTTCATTTGTACTATAA
- a CDS encoding TorD/DmsD family molecular chaperone — protein sequence MEETQARINIYALLSRILLQELDLETLNIIKNDENILEFFPVLKEWEPFYTMDEKTLLDEHINPDFVNLSILHLIPYETFYTREDQMIETGGANPVTDIYSAYDFMVDYEAARTVSSDHIGVELEFMHHLAKAELKAIEEGDEEAVAELRRVQHDFLNKHLIKWAPLYLINMKYESRTPLYYEAADMALEFILSDNEYLTKETHA from the coding sequence ATGGAAGAAACACAAGCAAGAATAAATATTTATGCTTTATTATCACGTATATTACTACAAGAATTAGATCTTGAGACTCTTAACATCATCAAAAATGATGAAAATATTTTAGAGTTTTTCCCGGTTTTAAAAGAGTGGGAACCATTCTATACTATGGATGAAAAAACGCTTCTGGATGAGCATATTAATCCTGATTTTGTAAACCTGTCTATTTTACACTTGATCCCTTATGAGACGTTTTACACACGCGAAGATCAAATGATAGAAACTGGCGGTGCAAACCCGGTTACTGATATCTACAGTGCATATGATTTTATGGTTGACTATGAAGCTGCACGTACGGTTTCATCTGACCATATCGGTGTAGAGTTAGAGTTTATGCATCACCTTGCAAAAGCGGAATTAAAAGCGATTGAAGAGGGTGATGAAGAAGCTGTAGCGGAACTTAGACGCGTACAACACGACTTTTTAAATAAACATCTTATTAAATGGGCACCACTGTACTTGATCAACATGAAATATGAATCAAGAACACCGCTTTACTACGAAGCTGCAGATATGGCTTTAGAGTTTATCTTAAGTGATAACGAATATCTTACAAAAGAGACGCACGCATAG
- the gdhA gene encoding NADP-specific glutamate dehydrogenase codes for MSFAESEIQKFKNSNCAENNVFYQALDEVIYSISPLLESDKKYAEHSILERLVVPDRIIKFKVTWLDDKNQVQVNTGYRVQFNNALGPYKGGLRFHPTVNEGILKFLGFEQILKNSLTGLPIGGAKGGSDFDPKGKSDSEIMKFCKSFMIELHKYIGPRMDVPAGDIGVGSREIGYLFGEYKKITSTYEGVLTGKPFFFGGSLMRPEATGYGAVYFTETMLDMEGKEPLKGQICTVSGAGNVALHAIEKLYHIGALPVSCSDSSGTIYDSRGVDLELLKDIKLEKRLSLEKYLETHPEAKYITVDEYPEGGHAVWDIPCYAAFPCATQNELTEVDAKNLIENGCISVTEGANMPSTPEAIELLQSHKLCFAPAKAANAGGVVVSEFEMSQNASMSKWSFEKVDEKLKSTMQMICKRVALTAKDYGVEGNYVDGANIAGFKKVADAMIAEGI; via the coding sequence ATGAGCTTTGCCGAGTCAGAGATTCAAAAATTTAAAAATTCTAACTGTGCTGAAAACAATGTGTTTTATCAAGCATTGGATGAGGTTATATACTCTATATCTCCATTATTGGAGTCTGATAAAAAGTACGCAGAGCATTCTATTTTAGAACGTTTGGTTGTTCCAGACAGAATCATAAAATTTAAAGTAACGTGGCTGGACGATAAGAACCAAGTTCAAGTAAATACCGGATACCGTGTGCAGTTTAATAACGCTTTAGGACCATATAAAGGAGGTCTTCGTTTTCATCCAACTGTGAATGAAGGGATTTTAAAATTTTTAGGCTTCGAGCAGATCTTAAAAAACTCCTTAACAGGTTTACCGATCGGTGGAGCTAAAGGTGGAAGTGACTTTGATCCAAAAGGGAAAAGTGACTCTGAAATTATGAAATTTTGTAAATCTTTTATGATCGAACTTCACAAATACATAGGACCGCGTATGGATGTTCCTGCAGGGGATATCGGTGTCGGTAGTCGTGAAATAGGGTACCTTTTTGGAGAGTATAAAAAGATAACTTCTACATATGAAGGGGTTCTTACAGGAAAACCTTTCTTTTTCGGAGGTTCTTTAATGCGTCCAGAAGCAACAGGTTACGGTGCCGTTTATTTTACTGAGACTATGTTGGATATGGAGGGGAAAGAGCCGTTAAAAGGTCAGATCTGTACGGTAAGCGGAGCAGGGAATGTTGCTCTGCATGCTATTGAAAAACTTTATCATATCGGTGCACTGCCGGTGAGCTGTTCAGACTCTAGCGGAACTATTTATGATTCAAGAGGAGTTGATTTAGAGCTTTTAAAAGATATTAAGCTTGAAAAACGTCTCTCTTTAGAAAAATATTTAGAAACGCACCCTGAAGCAAAATATATTACTGTTGATGAATACCCAGAAGGTGGCCATGCAGTTTGGGACATCCCTTGTTATGCGGCTTTCCCTTGTGCTACACAAAATGAACTTACGGAAGTTGATGCTAAAAACCTCATAGAAAACGGTTGTATAAGTGTAACCGAAGGTGCAAATATGCCTTCAACTCCTGAAGCTATAGAACTTTTACAATCACATAAACTTTGTTTCGCACCTGCAAAAGCGGCAAATGCCGGTGGAGTAGTTGTAAGTGAATTCGAGATGAGTCAAAACGCTTCAATGAGTAAATGGAGTTTTGAAAAAGTTGATGAGAAGTTAAAATCAACAATGCAGATGATCTGTAAAAGGGTAGCACTAACAGCTAAAGACTACGGCGTTGAAGGAAACTATGTTGACGGAGCTAACATCGCGGGATTTAAAAAAGTTGCTGACGCTATGATCGCAGAGGGTATCTAG
- a CDS encoding 4Fe-4S dicluster domain-containing protein, with translation MINLNAGLCVRSLSIDSECNRCEVVCPTNAIVIQQGKTLPAINFSECVTCGACGAVCPSEALTMDEFSPTDFFFDFVQEKDPLISCRKNVPCIAALSVEHIISLAVLKKELVFDMGHCGECEIASTCKAQIEANFEEATYILEAMENDAVISMEDIKYENSEETMADRREFLNSLNLKTVAKARKSFEDEVQKATDELVEHNLQKTDIALLKKKIIPERRKIFFTAIKRAPKPSQFHVIDATEVSFTSQKLMDEEACTACQMCYRVCPTGALSSDVKNSKIDFDPFLCIKCHICHDVCAPDAITLSSSYKVKEFFEPEVVNLIGFNVKRCNECNVIFSTTGDEKLCYRCKCEDEEARELWGITEKY, from the coding sequence ATGATTAACTTAAATGCAGGTTTATGTGTTCGCTCGCTTAGTATAGATAGTGAGTGTAATAGATGTGAAGTGGTATGTCCGACAAATGCTATAGTTATTCAGCAAGGCAAAACACTTCCTGCAATCAATTTTTCTGAGTGTGTAACTTGTGGAGCCTGCGGGGCAGTTTGTCCAAGTGAAGCACTTACTATGGATGAGTTTTCCCCTACAGATTTTTTCTTTGATTTTGTACAGGAAAAGGATCCTCTTATATCATGTCGTAAAAATGTTCCTTGTATAGCAGCACTGAGCGTTGAGCATATTATTTCACTTGCAGTACTTAAAAAAGAGCTTGTGTTTGATATGGGACATTGTGGTGAGTGTGAAATAGCCTCTACATGTAAAGCTCAGATAGAAGCAAATTTTGAAGAAGCTACATACATCTTAGAAGCGATGGAGAATGATGCTGTTATCTCTATGGAAGATATTAAGTATGAAAACTCTGAAGAAACTATGGCTGATCGTAGAGAGTTTTTAAACTCGTTAAATCTTAAAACTGTTGCAAAAGCAAGAAAATCTTTTGAAGATGAGGTGCAAAAAGCAACTGATGAACTAGTAGAACATAATCTACAAAAAACAGATATTGCACTTTTAAAGAAAAAGATTATTCCGGAAAGAAGAAAGATTTTTTTTACTGCAATCAAAAGAGCGCCAAAACCTTCACAGTTTCATGTAATTGATGCTACAGAGGTAAGTTTTACTTCACAAAAGTTGATGGATGAAGAGGCTTGTACAGCATGTCAAATGTGTTATAGGGTTTGTCCAACAGGAGCACTGAGCTCTGATGTAAAAAATTCTAAGATAGACTTTGACCCATTTTTATGTATTAAGTGTCATATATGTCATGATGTATGTGCCCCTGATGCAATAACACTTTCAAGCTCTTATAAAGTAAAAGAGTTTTTTGAACCTGAAGTGGTAAACCTTATCGGTTTTAATGTAAAAAGATGTAATGAATGTAATGTGATCTTTAGTACGACAGGTGATGAAAAACTGTGTTACAGATGTAAATGTGAAGATGAAGAAGCCCGAGAACTATGGGGAATTACGGAGAAATATTAG
- a CDS encoding RNA-binding S4 domain-containing protein gives MIEYVLMDEYIELYKLIKLLDLVDSGAEAKQLVAHEYVFRNGELETRKRAKIVKGDVLTIGDEVTIKVV, from the coding sequence TTGATAGAATATGTTTTAATGGATGAGTATATAGAGTTATATAAACTAATCAAACTTTTAGACTTGGTAGACAGCGGAGCTGAAGCTAAACAACTGGTTGCTCATGAGTATGTATTTAGAAACGGTGAACTTGAAACAAGAAAAAGAGCAAAAATTGTTAAAGGCGATGTTTTAACGATAGGTGATGAAGTAACTATAAAAGTTGTGTAA
- a CDS encoding rhodanese-like domain-containing protein gives MKRIFLTLTLLTISLFADYKSQYITQELLDSKTPIVDIRTPPEWRETGLLKGAIPIMFFDQRGGYNIDNFLKELNAKVDTSKPFAIICHTGSRTSLVGPWMSEKLGYKVINLQGGMDYATRGLKLITYPYKR, from the coding sequence TTGAAAAGAATTTTCTTAACTTTAACTCTTCTTACAATCTCTTTATTTGCTGATTATAAAAGTCAATATATCACTCAAGAGCTACTAGATTCTAAGACACCTATCGTAGATATCAGAACTCCGCCTGAATGGAGAGAAACAGGTTTATTAAAAGGTGCTATCCCTATTATGTTCTTCGATCAGCGTGGCGGATATAATATAGACAACTTCCTAAAAGAGCTCAATGCAAAAGTGGATACTTCAAAACCGTTTGCAATCATTTGTCATACGGGAAGCCGTACATCGCTAGTGGGACCTTGGATGTCTGAAAAATTAGGCTACAAAGTGATCAATCTTCAAGGCGGGATGGATTATGCAACCAGAGGATTAAAACTCATAACATATCCATATAAAAGATGA
- a CDS encoding sulfate adenylyltransferase yields MTSSRKNKTLYIDKEAASALELVKDGLLLPVTKLMNEAESKEVLRTGLIDGKTFPFPFILAPSGKKNEEVIKSLKKGEEVLILCDGIEYATMVIDEIFSIDPKDRVKHIYGTDDHTHPGVMATLKRLGKYAICGEYELIEQKENESKEAIKKAKELLGAKHVTSLVMGANPLHRAHEKLIRQTLENTDLLVIFLLKPYDNANLSFDIRKESLEYFINNYLPKSKVIIVPLENSYIFAGYNEIIIDAIVAKNYGCNRLTIGRNHAGLGMFYDCNSNKSIVDRVMGIEIDITVASEYVYCDQCRTLVSKNTCPHGQHHQISYHADSILEILEYGLLPPAVLIRKEISSFILSKLFVNRFKNLEKLYYDTFPVTGLLEEHTEKDFYLELMKLYQTTSLT; encoded by the coding sequence ATGACATCATCAAGAAAAAATAAAACCCTATATATAGATAAAGAGGCTGCTTCTGCATTAGAACTTGTAAAAGACGGACTGTTATTACCGGTTACAAAACTTATGAACGAAGCTGAGTCTAAAGAGGTTCTACGTACAGGACTTATTGATGGTAAAACTTTTCCTTTCCCGTTTATTTTAGCTCCATCAGGGAAAAAGAATGAAGAGGTGATCAAGTCACTAAAAAAAGGTGAAGAGGTCTTAATTCTTTGTGACGGTATAGAATATGCGACAATGGTTATTGATGAGATATTCTCAATCGATCCAAAAGATCGTGTAAAACATATCTATGGGACAGATGATCATACCCATCCCGGTGTTATGGCAACTCTAAAACGTCTTGGAAAATATGCTATTTGCGGTGAGTATGAGCTTATTGAGCAGAAAGAGAACGAATCTAAAGAAGCGATCAAAAAAGCAAAAGAGTTACTCGGAGCTAAACATGTCACTTCTCTTGTGATGGGGGCTAATCCTCTACACCGTGCACATGAAAAACTGATTCGTCAGACGTTAGAGAATACAGATCTGTTAGTAATATTCTTGCTGAAACCTTACGATAATGCAAATCTTAGTTTCGACATCAGAAAAGAATCACTGGAATACTTTATAAACAACTATCTTCCAAAAAGTAAAGTGATTATCGTACCATTGGAAAACAGTTATATTTTTGCAGGCTACAATGAGATCATCATTGATGCCATAGTTGCAAAAAATTACGGATGTAATAGATTAACAATTGGACGTAACCATGCAGGTCTTGGAATGTTTTATGATTGTAACTCAAACAAATCTATTGTAGACAGAGTGATGGGGATAGAGATAGATATTACCGTTGCAAGTGAATATGTTTACTGTGACCAGTGTCGTACACTTGTAAGTAAAAACACTTGTCCACACGGGCAACACCATCAAATCTCATATCATGCAGATTCTATTCTAGAGATACTTGAGTATGGACTGCTTCCGCCTGCAGTACTTATTAGAAAAGAGATATCTTCGTTTATCTTATCGAAACTATTTGTCAACCGATTTAAAAATCTTGAAAAGCTTTACTACGATACTTTCCCTGTTACGGGACTGCTTGAAGAGCATACGGAAAAAGATTTTTATCTTGAGTTGATGAAACTTTATCAAACAACTTCACTTACATAA